In Cryptomeria japonica chromosome 10, Sugi_1.0, whole genome shotgun sequence, a genomic segment contains:
- the LOC131027018 gene encoding F-box only protein 6-like produces the protein MDWIYLSFLRSPSQGSHIPSMEIRMDNDCMGVIENVNAGLERSEYSLLNTMKEKGKGIAGNERSDEESVWSECPDHIIEWMFSTLLVEFSSQFRIVCKEWNVLLTSSRFLSLLPERDPWLLLCNETHVVAYCFLTQSWKTISLCFLPSPTTETLSQGYSRFCSKSGGGLLLIEITQPQKMYMICNPLTGVYRDIPADIAEKITVMEIMDNGESYKIVGLPREENPSCIQIYHFFEMSWQIEDELSLPVKDFPIVTIRCAKDLLICASGEMEFVIWNMESKQPKLVSFPEANLSFWGDVMNSWIDEVVVCGSTILFVVRYIEFGLDSSIVNFQAIVWELFWEDEKSIWSWKALTRMPSNMCRRFINLSYSGANLSYSGALELHGVEDQFVGVGNFLCYATGQSNTDQVSSVSQIFSVSRSF, from the coding sequence ATGGACTGGATTTATTTGTCCTTTTTACGCTCTCCATCTCAGGGATCACATATACCATCTATGGAAATTAGAATGGATAATGATTGCATGGGCGTTATTGAGAATGTAAATGCAGGTCTGGAAAGATCTGAATATTCATTGTTGAATACAATGAAAGAGAAGGGAAAGGGTATTGCAGGCAATGAGAGGAGTGATGAAGAATCGGTTTGGTCTGAATGCCCTGATCATATAATTGAATGGATGTTTTCAACTCTACTGGTGGAGTTCAGTTCTCAATTTCGCATTGTTTGTAAAGAATGGAATGTGCTCTTAACCTCTAGCAGATTTCTGTCTCTGTTGCCGGAGAGGGATCCATGGCTTCTCCTTTGCAATGAAACACATGTCGTGGCGTACTGTTTTCTcacacaatcatggaagactaTTTCGCTTTGTTTCTTGCCAAGCCCAACAACTGAAACTCTCTCACAAGGCTATTCACGATTTTGTAGTAAGTCAGGTGGAGGCCTACTCCTAATCGAAATCACACAGCCTCAGAAAATGTATATGATTTGTAATCCACTTACAGGCGTCTACAGAGATATTCCCGCAGACATAGCAGAGAAGATAACTGTAATGGAAATAATGGACAACGGAGAATCCTACAAAATTGTGGGTCTGCCAAGAGAAGAAAACCCCAGTTGCATACAAATCTACCATTTCTTTGAAATGTCATGGCAGATTGAAGATGAATTGTCTCTGCCCGTTAAGGACTTTCCTATTGTCACTATTCGTTGTGCCAAGGATCTTCTCATCTGTGCTTCAGGCGAGATGGAATTTGTGATTTGGAACATGGAATCTAAACAACCGAAATTAGTGTCTTTTCCAGAGGCGAATCTATCATTTTGGGGGGATGTGATGAACTCATGGATCGATGAAGTAGTTGTTTGTGGGTCGACGATCCTGTTTGTGGTAAGATATATAGAGTTCGGCCTAGACTCGAGCATAGTGAACTTTCAAGCAATTGTATGGGAATTGTTTTGGGAGGACGAGAAGTCGATATGGAGCTGGAAGGCACTGACAAGAATGCCTTCTAATATGTGTCGTCGATTTATAAATCTTAGTTATTCAGGTGCAAATCTTAGTTATTCAGGTGCATTGGAGCTGCACGGTGTGGAGGACCAGTTTGTTGGGGTCGGGAATTTTCTGTGTTACGCAACTGGGCAGAGTAATACAGATCAGGTTTCCTCCGTCTCTCAGATTTTTTCAGTATCACGCAGCTTTTAG